In Amycolatopsis sp. EV170708-02-1, the following are encoded in one genomic region:
- a CDS encoding ATP-binding protein, with product MFGRGGSRGKRDRDLQQGAWNPPQQVRSAQPKKAGKGRRLPGEAAIPSYTPSIAARSIDGHLLRTGYEVYAWYRLAPQRWSFRSDSQRRDLIAAIAGQYAELQGRWLHLRVTNRPYPIRMWAEAHVHNAVGRPQDVQGALSFDDYLIGEQQQLMGRSMAEKEVYLGVQVQTRRMIDRAVESAAPVLRKVFPEAVDAELAALDSEVEHLDQVIGSAGLEGRPVHAEEMSWLMHRSCSLGLPAPRNMPAVPGAAWEPEDLASFTDAADFHAEPYAPTVTVRGRTGSNAGVSRHLAVLTVGQMHGLQIPEVDDPWIQHADRLPAAVEVSARIYVRRPEEVAGELQRQMNKVRSQVKHYTDEHELEPPQSLARQAGRVLEIDDEMTSGFTALATRVRSWWRLAVSGPTERDALRLAQQLLDLYKPKIAVEHPEAQYALAREFIPGEPLASAAYMRRGSVVWASSAVPTATAEVGDRRGILLGETVTATRRPVAWDPWMAQEIRDGSGLTAMVAGLGGGKSFLGGGIVYKTLRAGAHWTILDPSGPLSRLCDLPELRPYARPINLLNAQPGILNPYRVVAEPQIEHFMDEDDPERSWRREKALAGATRRRLVLDVLTGVLPYEVSRMAQTRIVLLRAVRAVGGRFDADPGQVIDALRRDSSEHHEHAVVVADFLDEMRERMALLIPETDADPYSETRDDRMTVLTMAGLTLPKDGVPREYWTDAESLGVEMLNLAAWLTQRSVYEKPKELRKGVWIDEAFFLSEVPTGRVLMNRFARDSRKWNVRVLLSSQIPADFLKIQGFVALLDSVFVGRLDDDDAQADALRLLKVPVGVGYEQVVAALGRRPGSQRDIQRDVEPRQFIFGDGAGGVERIRVDFSGPHLDHLRRVMDTTPGSADAKPSKPGNEIAVPEEKQYVPTPPEDDFELEEDLELAAELEVGLTDEQMLGAPDPLAAETGEVQGAVQNGHNGNGGQGEHARAGKGGTGRDAA from the coding sequence TTGTTCGGTCGCGGCGGAAGCCGAGGAAAACGTGATCGAGACCTGCAGCAAGGGGCCTGGAACCCGCCCCAGCAGGTCCGCTCCGCGCAGCCCAAGAAGGCCGGCAAGGGGAGGCGGTTGCCCGGCGAGGCGGCCATACCCTCGTATACCCCGTCGATAGCGGCGCGAAGCATCGACGGGCACCTGTTACGCACCGGTTATGAGGTGTACGCCTGGTACCGGCTCGCGCCGCAGCGCTGGTCGTTCCGGTCGGACTCGCAGCGCCGCGACCTGATCGCGGCCATCGCCGGGCAGTACGCGGAGCTCCAGGGCCGCTGGCTGCACCTGCGCGTGACCAACCGGCCGTACCCGATCCGCATGTGGGCCGAGGCCCACGTGCACAACGCCGTCGGCCGGCCCCAGGACGTCCAGGGCGCGCTGTCCTTCGACGACTACCTCATCGGCGAGCAGCAGCAGCTGATGGGCCGCTCGATGGCCGAAAAAGAGGTCTATCTCGGCGTCCAGGTGCAGACCAGGCGGATGATCGACCGCGCGGTCGAGAGCGCCGCCCCGGTATTGCGCAAGGTTTTCCCGGAGGCCGTCGACGCCGAGCTGGCCGCGCTCGACTCCGAGGTCGAACACCTCGACCAGGTGATCGGCTCCGCCGGGCTCGAAGGCCGTCCGGTGCACGCCGAGGAGATGTCCTGGCTGATGCACCGCTCGTGCTCGCTGGGCCTGCCCGCGCCGCGCAACATGCCCGCGGTCCCGGGCGCCGCCTGGGAGCCCGAGGATCTCGCCAGCTTCACCGACGCGGCGGATTTCCACGCCGAGCCGTACGCGCCGACGGTCACCGTCCGCGGCCGCACCGGGTCGAACGCCGGGGTCTCGCGGCATCTCGCGGTCCTCACCGTCGGCCAGATGCACGGCCTGCAGATCCCCGAGGTCGACGACCCGTGGATCCAGCACGCGGACCGGCTGCCCGCCGCGGTCGAGGTGTCCGCGCGGATCTACGTCCGGCGCCCCGAAGAGGTCGCCGGTGAGCTGCAGCGCCAGATGAACAAGGTGCGTTCGCAGGTCAAGCACTACACCGACGAGCACGAACTGGAGCCGCCGCAGTCGCTGGCGCGCCAGGCGGGCCGGGTGCTGGAGATCGACGACGAGATGACGTCGGGCTTCACCGCGCTGGCCACCCGTGTGCGTTCGTGGTGGCGGCTGGCGGTGTCCGGGCCGACGGAGCGCGACGCGCTGCGGCTGGCCCAGCAGCTTCTCGACCTCTACAAGCCGAAGATCGCCGTCGAACATCCCGAGGCCCAGTACGCGCTGGCCAGGGAGTTCATCCCCGGTGAGCCACTGGCCTCGGCGGCGTACATGCGCCGCGGCTCGGTCGTGTGGGCGTCCTCGGCGGTGCCGACGGCGACGGCCGAGGTGGGCGACCGCCGCGGCATCCTGCTCGGCGAGACGGTGACCGCGACCCGGCGCCCGGTGGCGTGGGATCCGTGGATGGCGCAGGAGATCCGCGACGGTTCCGGCCTGACGGCGATGGTCGCCGGCCTCGGTGGCGGCAAGTCGTTCCTCGGCGGCGGCATCGTCTACAAGACGCTCCGCGCGGGCGCGCACTGGACGATCCTCGACCCCTCGGGCCCGCTGTCGCGGCTGTGCGACCTGCCCGAGCTGCGCCCGTACGCGCGGCCGATCAACCTGCTCAACGCCCAGCCCGGCATCCTCAACCCGTACCGGGTGGTCGCCGAGCCGCAGATCGAGCATTTCATGGACGAGGACGATCCCGAGCGGTCGTGGCGGCGGGAGAAGGCCCTCGCGGGCGCGACCCGGCGCCGTCTCGTGCTCGACGTCCTCACCGGTGTCCTGCCATACGAGGTCTCGCGGATGGCGCAGACCCGGATCGTGCTGCTGCGCGCCGTCCGCGCGGTCGGCGGCCGGTTCGACGCGGACCCGGGCCAGGTCATCGACGCGTTGCGCCGGGACTCCAGCGAGCACCACGAGCACGCCGTCGTCGTCGCGGACTTCCTCGACGAGATGCGCGAGCGGATGGCGCTGCTCATCCCGGAAACCGACGCGGACCCGTATTCCGAGACTCGCGACGACCGGATGACCGTGCTGACCATGGCGGGGCTGACGCTGCCCAAGGACGGCGTCCCGCGCGAGTACTGGACGGACGCGGAATCGCTCGGCGTCGAGATGCTGAACCTCGCCGCCTGGCTGACGCAGCGGTCGGTGTACGAGAAGCCGAAGGAACTGCGCAAGGGCGTCTGGATCGACGAGGCGTTCTTCCTCTCCGAGGTCCCGACCGGTCGCGTGCTGATGAACCGCTTCGCCCGTGACTCGCGGAAGTGGAACGTCCGGGTGCTGCTGTCCTCGCAGATCCCGGCGGACTTCCTGAAGATCCAGGGTTTCGTGGCGCTGCTGGACTCGGTGTTCGTCGGCCGTCTCGACGACGACGACGCCCAGGCCGACGCGCTGCGCCTGCTGAAGGTCCCGGTCGGCGTCGGCTACGAACAGGTCGTCGCGGCGCTGGGCCGTCGTCCCGGTTCGCAGCGCGACATCCAGCGCGACGTCGAGCCGCGGCAGTTCATCTTCGGTGACGGCGCCGGCGGGGTGGAGCGGATCCGCGTCGACTTCTCCGGCCCGCACCTGGACCATCTGCGCCGGGTCATGGACACCACGCCGGGTTCTGCCGACGCCAAACCGTCGAAGCCGGGCAACGAGATCGCGGTCCCGGAGGAGAAGCAGTACGTTCCGACACCGCCCGAGGACGACTTCGAACTCGAAGAGGACCTCGAGCTCGCGGCCGAACTCGAAGTCGGCCTCACCGACGAGCAGATGCTGGGCGCGCCGGATCCGCTCGCCGCGGAGACCGGCGAAGTCCAGGGCGCCGTCCAAAATGGACATAACGGTAACGGGGGTCAAGGCGAGCACGCGCGCGCCGGCAAGGGTGGCACCGGCAGGGATGCCGCATGA